A window from Telopea speciosissima isolate NSW1024214 ecotype Mountain lineage chromosome 8, Tspe_v1, whole genome shotgun sequence encodes these proteins:
- the LOC122672767 gene encoding uncharacterized protein LOC122672767, which produces MAAHLSDPIFPPVSGFRWSPRRLTIQTAPGVSLRRFTHSKHGNTAFDSRRPNMKWALKLSLVEQIPPKSTTIDINRLVEFLYDDLPHLFDDQGIDRTMYDELVRFRDPITKHNTVDGYLFNIALLKILFQPDFQLHNAKQTGPCEITTRWTMVMKFMLLPWKPELVFTGISIMGINPETQKFCSHVDIWDSIENNDYFSVEGLWDVIRQLRIYKTPDLESPKYQILKRIANYEVRKYSPFVIVETKGDKLSGSSGFNYVTGYIFGKNSSMEKIPMTTPVFTQAYDSELSNISILVVLPLERDLNSLPDTSQDEVSLRKVDGGIAAVTKFSGRPTEEIVHEKEKALRSALLRDGLIPKKGCLLARYNDPGRSWSFIMRNEVLIWLEEYKLE; this is translated from the exons ATGGCCGCTCACCTTTCTGATCCAATTTTCCCACCTGTTTCTGGTTTCCGATGGAGTCCCCGGCGACTAACCATCCAAACAGCTCCCGGAGTTTCTCTCCGTCGGTTCACACATTCCAAACATGGAAACACAGCCTTTGATAGTCGTCGTCCGAACATGAAGTGGGCACTGAAGCTGAGCTTAGTGGAACAAATCCCACCAAAATCTACTACCATTGACATCAATCGACTCGTAGAGTTCTTGTACGATGATCTCCCACATCTCTTTGATGATCAAGGGATCGATCGAACCATGTACGATGAGCTTGTCAGATTCCGTGACCCTATCACCAAACATAATACAGTTGATGGTTATCTCTTCAATATTGCGCTCTTGAAGATACTCTTCCAACCGGATTTCCAATTGCACAATGCGAAGCAG ACAGGACCTTGTGAAATAACAACAAGATGGACTATGGTAATGAAGTTCATGCTTCTTCCTTGGAAACCAGAGTTGGTTTTCACAGGAATTTCTATCATGGGCATCAATCCAGAGACCCAAAAGTTTTGCAGCCATGTG GATATCTGGGACTCCATAGAGAATAATGATTATTTTTCTGTAGAAGGCTTGTGGGATGTTATACGGCAG CTACGTATTTACAAGACTCCAGATTTGGAATCACCAAAGTATCAAATCCTCAAGAGAATTGCAAATTATGAG GTGCGCAAATACTCCCCATTTGTCATCGTAGAGACAAAAGGAGACAAGCTCTCTGGGTCATCTGGCTTTAATTATGTTACTGG GTATATATTTGGCAAGAATTCCTCAATGGAGAAGATCCCAATGACTACTCCTGTTTTCACTCAGGCATACGATTCTGAACTATCCAATATATCTATCCTAGTAGTTCTACCATTGGAGAGAGATTTGAACAG TTTGCCAGACACTAGTCAAGATGAAGTTAGCTTGAGAAAGGTTGATGGAGGCATTGCTGCTGTAACAAAGTTTAGTGGAAGACCAACTGAGGAAATTGTtcatgagaaagagaaagcactTCGCTCTGCTCTACTTAGGGATGGTCTCATACCTAAGAAGGGCTGTTTGCTTGCTCGTTACAATGATCCAGGGCGGTCATGGAGCTTCATTATG AGGAATGAAGTGCTGATATGGCTTGAAGAGTACAAATTGGAGTAA